The sequence below is a genomic window from Macrotis lagotis isolate mMagLag1 chromosome 7, bilby.v1.9.chrom.fasta, whole genome shotgun sequence.
CCTGCTTGTGTGTGGAGTTTCTGTATGTCAGATTCCACATGCAATCTGACTTCCAGAGGTCTCttgagaaatattaaaattaagaaatccttccccttcctcccccttttttttaatgatagatTCCCTTAGCCCAGTCAGAGGCATTCTTAACAGAAGTTTTGGAGACCGTATGTGAGAGAATGAATGACTACAAACTTGAAGACGAATCTGAAACCAATGTAAAGACGTTCAAGAGATTTGCTCCAAGGAAAGGGgacaaaatatacaaagaatttaaacgattctatttttattctgatGCTTACAGACCTTTGAAATTTGCGGTAAGCGATCCTCTTAAGAGTCCAGGTTGGGCTTTCCATGGAAATAGTGCTGGTTTATGCTTTTTAATGAGGAATCTCAAGACACTCTGCAGCATGGTAGAGTAGTAAGTTTCTAATAATACTAAGCAGAAATGCCAGAGATTGAGCTTATTGTACTAAAAAGTCCTCAACTACTGGTAGACTTAATTTGTCATTCTACTGCTTTTTCAAAGTAGTATAGCAATTCAATTTGAAGCATATCTTCTGAGAAACCCAAGGGGAATTTCAGATGGTATTCTAactaaaaatattattcacaAATTGAGTAGTTTGGACTTTACTTTCCCCAAAACTGAAAATACTCAAAAGTGTTTGATTCATTTGTAGGAATGATTCCAGGCCCTAGTTGTTGCCAAGACGTTCTCCTtacaaattttcaaattaaaaaaaatcaaggtctaTTCTTCCTCagttaaaaatctaaattaataCTAATGccatattcaaatatttatagcCAAATTATAGATGGAAGAATATGGGGTGTCATTAATTTTGTCTAAGGCCTTGCAGAATAAAGAGAAATTTCTATTGAATTAATTCAAATATTCTGGTGTAGAATTCAGTTAAACAAAGGTTTAAGTACTATAGTTGGCTTTATGCCAATCTCTTCTTCCAATAATGTTTATTTTACAAGAATGCCAGCCTGTCTGGTTTGCAAAAATGTGCCTTGCAAAATATATACCAATATGTTTCTCTGGTCTTACCACTTACAAAGTGATGGAGAAGTCAGATTGAAATGTTTATTTGATTCTCTCATTGGCAAAACTCTCAGATATGCTAAAATCCTAAAATGAAGGCCTGTGGGTTCCCCTGACTTAATTTTAATtcaaaagtaaaggaaatatttCAGTGCTAAAAGTACTCTGGGagtatgaataaaaatgaatggttttgcatttcacattataaaataaacatatttgtaattaatttttaaaccattttcCCAAAATGCCATTATTTCTTGGTTTTCTATATAGTGAACAGGAAAAATTTTGAGTAAGATTATAGCAAGCTTTAATGAAACACGTTCCCAGTCCCTGGAAGTGGAGACCAGAAAAGTTCTATACTTCAATGTTATGCTGCAGTTAGATTCCAGTCAAGCCAAATGTATGAGAAAAATATGAGCCCCATCTCTCCCTGTGGGCTTTTCCTTACTCCTCCAGAGGCAAAATTACAACTACTTGTTTTAAAAATGGAGTGAAAAGAAACTTCCATAAGTAGTTGTCCAACATCGTATATCCACAATGAAACTGAAGGTGCATTTGTTTGTATTGGTAAGGGATTATAAAAGTCTTTACACTATGGAAAACCACAAAGtagattattatattaaatatgaagAAGCATTTTGACTAAAGAAACTATGTTTTTAGGCATGGTgggctttttaaagaaaaattataatgataaatgACTGGTTTCAGTTGCCTTAATAAGAAGTTatcaatttaaagatgagaaacaaaattaaataataaaaaataaattcttttccctccccttcctcaaaccctaattatatcattataaaaatgataCAATTAACATTCTTGGAAGGGGATAACCCAACCCAATGATCTTTGCAACTGAAAAGGGTagcaccaaaggaaaaaaaggactaTCCTGATAATAAGGGTTTTTAGTCTTGTCTAATGAGAAATTTACTAGTTTTTTTCCTAACAAGGAGCACTGTATATATATTGTGTGAGTGTGTATACAAACatgtttttgttatgtttttacAGTGTGAAACTATAATAGAAGAATATGAAGATGAAATATTCTCACTTATCGCCCAGGAGGCAGACCATCTAGCTGACAAGTTGTGCAGTGAAAAATCAGGTACTGTGTCTGATGTAacatgtgctctctctctctctctctctctctctctctctctctctctctctctctctctctctctccctccctccctccctccgtctctccctttctctctctctctctctctctctctctctctcacacacacacacacactctctctctctctctctctctctctctctctctctctctctctctctctccccccccatttcagttttgtttattgtaatttttttcaaatctattcTACTGCTTTGGTGCAACAAACTGACTTTGAGAACTCTCTTTAGTTAAATCAGTAATACCATCATGTGAGATTAAAAGGCAAGCAAAATACAAACCTATGAAGGCTGTTAAAGTATCTCAACATGGTTgcttattcacttttttttttaatgagacatTTGTTTTCATCAGGATCTTAACACTCAAATTATCACCTTCTCTTTTAGTGTTAGCCAAAAATCCCAggcatgattttttccctttctttttaggAACTGATTTCcaatcagaaaaagagaatttctCTGTGCTGTCTCCCAATTGTGGAAGATTTGTGATATTAGTGCTAGCTTGTTGCTGCATTAGAAATGAGGTGTAACCCAAAACTATTAAGAACTTTGAAAGTTTTTTGACGTTTTTCTATTGAGATACTTTTTGtgggggtctttttttttaaaggaaatctgCTTCAAAAGATTTTTGCTTGAATAAAAAGTTCATGAAACACTCAATATAGTTCTTGAaacatatctatttttaaaattctaaaagcaGGAAAAATTCTCAAATATCTACTTTGCTATATAGAACACTATGgattttataattatgtatagTGTGCATTGTAGGTATCTAAATATATAAAGCAACAGTACataattttcattcctttctatattttcatAAGAATATAGTCTAAGCTAgactatcttttttaaaagtatttttattaacTATAATGATAGAATGTACAAGAATATAAGAAGAATAAGAGACTATTAAGAACAGTAagagaagaataaatttaaatcaatGACTGCAATAGTTATATGCCCCATTGAAAATTCAAAATACCATTTAACAGATTGTTCATGTTAAATTCTGATGAACCTCAAGCAAAAGGGCCAAAAAGTTGTAAAcagataattcatttatttaactttCCTCAAATATtggttacaaatatttttctaaagcatagacCTGACAATTGCAAATGGTAATAAAATAGACTAGAAGTCTCAACTTGCTGGACATTTCAtgtttccctccccacccccatccccaataAAAACAACTTggttgttttctttcataatccaATAGGGAGTGGGGGTTATGGAGAAGGGAGTAATGAAGTTAGAACTGTTTGGCAGTTTGGAATTTTTGTGACTACTTTGAGAAAAGTTGTGAAGGGACAACAGAAATTAGCATAAATAACTTTGTTCCACAATCTTTGCTAATGAGAGTtgacttttgctttatttttaagaaaagttttccaaagagttcaaagACCTAAAAATCCAAGAATGAACAAAATATTCATGAATGATTTGTGGTATACTCATTTGCCCATTCTTTTCTGC
It includes:
- the CNPY1 gene encoding protein canopy homolog 1 isoform X2; this encodes MDEVEYDVMKARQKKGVRVKSYRIRPDGTQERTKIPLAQSEAFLTEVLETVCERMNDYKLEDESETNVKTFKRFAPRKGDKIYKEFKRFYFYSDAYRPLKFACETIIEEYEDEIFSLIAQEADHLADKLCSEKSDLCDAASTSHTEL